A single window of uncultured Pseudodesulfovibrio sp. DNA harbors:
- a CDS encoding menaquinone biosynthesis protein: MSIQLGKIGYLNVLPIYHPLESGLIANNFEIQSGPPAALNNLMDEGKLDISAASSIEYARHPEKYYLIPNIAIGSRGPVQSVLLLSRYPVEELQKKTILVSSQTHTSAALLSVLQNELWKIETGYTTGNATETLAKGERPDAILAIGDEALNLRFHPDYPHRIDLGEAWRELTGLPFIFGVWIVQRESWKTSKDMLIKAVNKLIEAKKWGIENIQQMCTLAADESCLSDEEMCSYFDGLVYDLAEDEIAGLTLFYSHLKKNGLINHIPELHFIP, from the coding sequence ATGTCCATTCAGCTCGGAAAAATCGGCTACCTTAACGTCTTACCTATCTATCATCCGTTGGAATCTGGCTTGATTGCCAACAACTTTGAAATACAATCAGGTCCACCAGCGGCATTGAACAACCTTATGGACGAAGGCAAACTGGATATTTCAGCGGCCTCTTCCATTGAATATGCTCGCCACCCGGAGAAGTACTATCTCATTCCCAACATTGCCATTGGAAGCCGTGGTCCTGTCCAAAGTGTTCTTCTTTTGAGTCGCTACCCGGTTGAAGAACTTCAGAAGAAAACAATTTTAGTGAGCTCACAAACACATACATCAGCAGCTCTGCTCTCCGTATTGCAAAACGAACTTTGGAAAATTGAAACTGGATACACTACAGGCAATGCGACGGAAACCCTTGCAAAGGGAGAACGGCCAGATGCCATATTAGCTATTGGAGATGAAGCATTGAACCTTCGGTTTCACCCCGATTATCCACACAGGATTGATCTGGGTGAAGCTTGGAGAGAGCTTACAGGATTGCCATTCATTTTCGGAGTTTGGATTGTTCAACGAGAAAGTTGGAAAACATCAAAAGACATGCTCATCAAGGCAGTCAACAAGCTCATCGAAGCAAAAAAATGGGGCATCGAGAATATCCAGCAAATGTGCACACTGGCAGCAGATGAAAGCTGTTTATCCGACGAAGAAATGTGTTCATACTTTGACGGTCTGGTCTACGATCTTGCCGAAGACGAAATAGCTGGTCTCACTCTTTTCTACTCACACCTCAAAAAGAATGGCTTGATTAACCACATACCCGAATTACATTTCATCCCATAG
- the mqnC gene encoding cyclic dehypoxanthinyl futalosine synthase — MNKLEDIFKKVLGGERIDFHEAQLLYDDANFHDLGRLAHHVRLKKHPEPIVTYVVDRNINYSNICVCCCKFCAFYREPDQDGGYVLTYEEIGNKIQETLDLGGTQILMQGGHHPDLPLTWYEEMLRYIKKNYTVHIHAFSPPEIVFWSEKEGIPIAEVVDRLYKAGLDSIPGGGAEILVDAVRSKVAPNKCPAGQWLEVMEEAHNQGLRTTATMMFGHEETPAQRLQHLFAVRETQDRTGGFTAFIPWTFQPDHTELPHCRKLTSIEYLRLLAVSRIVLDNVDNIQVSWVTMGPKIAQLALFFGGNDFGSTMLEENVVKAAGISFRLSREEIDRLVMAAGFIPKQRSMNYTILENC, encoded by the coding sequence ATGAACAAGCTTGAAGATATTTTTAAAAAAGTTCTGGGTGGAGAGCGTATTGATTTTCATGAAGCTCAACTTCTTTATGATGATGCCAATTTTCATGATCTTGGGCGATTAGCCCATCATGTTAGATTAAAGAAACATCCTGAACCGATTGTCACGTATGTCGTAGACCGCAACATCAATTACTCAAATATATGTGTATGTTGCTGCAAGTTCTGCGCGTTCTACCGTGAACCGGACCAAGACGGCGGCTACGTGCTGACGTATGAAGAAATCGGTAACAAAATTCAGGAGACACTCGATCTCGGTGGCACCCAAATTCTTATGCAGGGTGGTCATCACCCGGATTTACCACTGACGTGGTACGAAGAAATGCTTCGGTATATTAAAAAAAATTATACGGTCCATATCCACGCTTTTTCCCCTCCAGAAATTGTCTTCTGGAGCGAAAAGGAAGGTATCCCTATCGCCGAAGTTGTCGACCGCTTGTACAAAGCTGGTTTGGACTCAATCCCCGGCGGTGGTGCCGAAATTCTTGTAGATGCTGTCAGATCCAAAGTTGCGCCCAATAAATGTCCTGCAGGGCAATGGCTTGAGGTCATGGAAGAAGCGCACAATCAAGGATTAAGAACCACTGCAACCATGATGTTTGGCCACGAAGAAACTCCGGCCCAACGGTTACAACATCTTTTCGCCGTGCGTGAGACACAGGACCGTACAGGTGGCTTCACAGCGTTTATACCATGGACCTTTCAACCGGATCACACCGAACTTCCCCACTGCCGCAAACTGACAAGCATCGAATATTTACGACTGCTGGCAGTTTCCCGCATTGTGCTCGACAACGTGGATAACATCCAGGTTTCATGGGTAACAATGGGGCCAAAAATCGCCCAGCTTGCACTCTTTTTTGGTGGTAATGATTTTGGGTCAACCATGCTCGAAGAAAATGTGGTCAAAGCGGCTGGCATTTCATTTCGACTTTCACGCGAAGAAATTGATCGTCTGGTCATGGCTGCCGGATTCATACCAAAGCAACGGTCCATGAATTATACCATTCTGGAGAATTGTTAA
- a CDS encoding selenium metabolism-associated LysR family transcriptional regulator — MDVRKLEAFCRVYELQSFSKAGDVMFLSQPTISSHVANLEEELGVKLFDRLGRKVMSTQAGEVLYASAMKVFANLDRAKASIEMLRDRVVGDLGIGCSTIPSLTLLPELLAAFSRKYPEVSFSVHTHDSSEVIKRVLSGEWPIGIVGQKPDEADLVAQHIADDEIMVVAAQGASWLPGKESVSLTEAASLPWIMRERGSATRRVLEEALEGVGHSIQDLLIRCQVEGTSESLAHAAHGVGICFTSRLVAEDMISRGVLTALDIPELSGTRQFYLIYHRGRHMFPALKAFVDFNTK, encoded by the coding sequence ATGGATGTGCGAAAACTTGAAGCATTTTGCAGAGTTTATGAATTGCAAAGTTTCTCCAAGGCTGGCGATGTCATGTTTTTGTCACAGCCAACGATTAGTTCCCATGTAGCGAATTTGGAAGAGGAACTCGGTGTCAAACTTTTTGATAGGCTGGGTCGCAAGGTAATGTCGACTCAGGCTGGAGAAGTTCTTTATGCAAGTGCGATGAAGGTTTTTGCGAATCTTGATCGGGCCAAGGCCTCAATTGAAATGTTGAGAGACAGAGTTGTGGGCGATCTTGGCATTGGGTGTAGTACAATACCTTCTTTGACCCTTTTACCGGAATTGCTAGCAGCTTTTTCTCGAAAATACCCTGAAGTCAGTTTTTCTGTTCATACACATGACTCTTCCGAGGTCATCAAACGTGTACTTTCTGGAGAATGGCCTATCGGTATCGTCGGGCAAAAGCCGGATGAGGCCGACCTCGTCGCACAACATATCGCTGATGATGAGATAATGGTCGTTGCAGCGCAAGGAGCTTCATGGCTTCCTGGCAAGGAATCTGTTTCGCTTACAGAAGCCGCTTCTTTGCCATGGATTATGCGGGAGAGAGGGTCAGCTACGCGCCGTGTGTTGGAAGAGGCTCTGGAAGGTGTTGGACATTCTATTCAGGACCTCCTCATACGTTGTCAGGTTGAAGGAACCTCAGAAAGCCTTGCTCATGCTGCTCATGGTGTCGGTATTTGCTTCACATCACGCCTTGTCGCGGAAGATATGATCTCGCGTGGAGTACTCACAGCTTTAGATATACCAGAGCTTTCAGGGACGAGACAGTTCTACCTTATCTATCATCGCGGTCGACACATGTTTCCGGCCCTGAAAGCGTTCGTCGATTTTAATACGAAGTAA
- a CDS encoding TetR/AcrR family transcriptional regulator, producing the protein MTQNSKTFENLPDAKQERVLNEATSEFAEYGYHQASINRIVKRLGIAKGSLFKYFGNKQGLFEYLFGHAVNQFKQPLKHIRETTSDKDFFERIEKSLLAGVDFIQAHPHIYRIYLKMLFQENFPMRDKFLSEVRRGSSKYLRSLVTAAMESGELRNDLDPDMVIFHLDSIMDRFFQAHAVPHLDGPITLYDTDRQTTENKARAITDFLRRGLGNPS; encoded by the coding sequence ATGACACAAAATTCAAAAACGTTTGAAAATCTACCCGACGCCAAACAGGAACGCGTATTGAACGAAGCTACCTCGGAGTTCGCTGAGTATGGATATCATCAGGCCAGCATCAACCGCATCGTCAAACGACTTGGCATAGCCAAAGGTTCACTGTTCAAATACTTCGGCAATAAGCAAGGGCTGTTCGAATACCTATTCGGTCATGCAGTCAATCAATTCAAACAGCCGCTCAAGCATATCCGAGAAACAACCTCGGACAAGGATTTTTTCGAACGCATTGAAAAAAGCCTGTTGGCCGGTGTGGACTTCATACAAGCACACCCGCACATTTATCGAATTTACCTGAAGATGCTCTTCCAAGAAAATTTCCCCATGCGTGACAAATTCCTCAGTGAAGTACGCCGGGGATCATCAAAATATCTCCGATCATTGGTCACTGCAGCCATGGAATCAGGCGAACTACGAAATGACCTTGACCCGGATATGGTGATTTTTCATCTGGACTCCATCATGGATCGTTTTTTTCAGGCCCACGCCGTCCCCCATCTGGACGGCCCCATAACCCTGTACGACACAGACAGACAAACAACGGAAAACAAAGCCCGCGCCATAACAGATTTTCTTCGGCGTGGACTGGGTAATCCATCCTGA
- a CDS encoding 1,4-dihydroxy-6-naphthoate synthase: protein MKRTLTIGYSPCPNDTYIFQALASGVVSWPGDLDITLADVEDLNGQAASGLLDVVKVSVAAASGILDEYILLRAGGAMGYGVGPILVAGEACDLAALDGRKVAIPGRNTTANLLFGLCCREAGIHVELVEMVFDEVMPAVVSGEVAAGVVIHEGRFTFADQGLTRILDLGAWWEKYTGLPIPLGAIAIKRSLGPEVARQMNEAIRQSLIAAREHPEAGREYIKSHAQEMDDAVIATHIDTFVTEYSLDVGDGGVEAVSRLLKEAGCTREDVFIPV, encoded by the coding sequence ATGAAGAGAACATTGACAATTGGGTATTCCCCTTGTCCAAATGATACGTATATTTTTCAAGCGCTTGCATCCGGTGTGGTGTCTTGGCCGGGCGACCTTGATATTACTTTGGCTGATGTTGAGGATTTGAACGGTCAGGCCGCTTCCGGTTTGCTTGATGTGGTTAAGGTATCTGTTGCCGCCGCTTCCGGGATTCTGGATGAATATATCCTGCTTCGGGCCGGTGGAGCCATGGGATATGGCGTTGGTCCTATTCTGGTGGCAGGAGAAGCGTGTGACCTTGCTGCATTGGACGGCAGGAAAGTAGCAATTCCGGGTCGAAATACTACGGCCAACCTGTTGTTTGGGTTGTGTTGTCGTGAGGCTGGTATACACGTTGAATTGGTCGAAATGGTTTTTGATGAAGTTATGCCTGCGGTCGTGTCAGGCGAAGTCGCTGCCGGGGTTGTCATTCATGAGGGGCGTTTTACTTTCGCAGATCAGGGGTTGACGCGAATCCTTGATCTCGGTGCATGGTGGGAGAAATATACTGGGCTGCCTATTCCGTTGGGAGCCATAGCCATCAAGCGTTCACTTGGACCTGAAGTGGCTCGTCAGATGAATGAGGCTATTCGGCAGAGTCTGATTGCTGCACGGGAGCATCCCGAAGCCGGACGTGAATATATTAAGTCGCATGCACAGGAAATGGATGATGCTGTGATTGCAACGCACATCGATACGTTTGTGACAGAGTATAGTTTGGATGTCGGCGACGGCGGTGTAGAGGCTGTGTCCAGGCTGCTGAAAGAGGCAGGGTGTACTCGCGAAGATGTTTTTATCCCAGTGTAG
- the mqnE gene encoding aminofutalosine synthase MqnE, with amino-acid sequence MRLFNSDYYENMGLADIRDKVELGKRLSFEDGIKLFECPEPLAVGALAHMVRTRLHGDKAFYVVNQHVNYTNVCVNGCVFCAYQREEGQEGGFVLSKEDVIAKINSAALTPREIHIVGGCHPKLKLDYFEGILNAIKERLPEVVLKCFTAVEIAHFAQLENISTREVLTRLKAAGLDMLPGGGAEIFAPETREKICPRKSTAKEWLAVHEEAHALGLKTNCTMLFGHIESIEDRIDHLIQLRESQDRGGGYTCFIPLPFLTENSQLTIENPLTGLDELRAIAISRLMLDNIPHIKAYWVMLGVKQAQAALKFGADDFDGTVVEEKIGHEAGATSEQGMTRSELTEMIKGCGCTPVERDGFFNEV; translated from the coding sequence ATGCGTCTATTCAACAGCGATTATTATGAGAACATGGGCCTTGCCGACATCAGGGACAAGGTCGAGCTCGGCAAACGACTGAGTTTCGAAGACGGCATCAAACTTTTTGAATGTCCAGAACCACTTGCTGTAGGAGCACTCGCCCACATGGTCCGCACACGACTGCACGGCGACAAAGCCTTCTACGTGGTCAACCAACACGTCAACTACACCAATGTGTGTGTCAACGGCTGCGTATTCTGTGCCTATCAACGAGAAGAAGGACAGGAAGGCGGCTTCGTACTAAGCAAGGAAGATGTCATTGCAAAAATAAATAGTGCTGCACTGACTCCACGTGAAATACACATCGTCGGCGGCTGTCATCCCAAACTCAAACTGGATTACTTTGAAGGAATTCTCAATGCCATCAAGGAACGACTGCCTGAAGTTGTCCTCAAATGTTTCACAGCCGTTGAAATCGCGCACTTTGCACAACTCGAAAATATATCCACACGCGAAGTACTGACTCGACTCAAAGCCGCAGGGTTGGATATGTTACCCGGTGGCGGTGCCGAAATATTCGCACCCGAGACTCGGGAAAAAATTTGTCCTCGCAAATCCACGGCCAAAGAATGGCTGGCAGTCCACGAAGAAGCTCACGCACTGGGGTTGAAAACAAACTGCACCATGCTTTTCGGTCACATCGAATCCATTGAAGATCGCATAGACCATTTGATTCAATTACGTGAATCCCAAGACCGTGGCGGCGGGTACACCTGTTTTATTCCATTGCCTTTCCTGACTGAAAACAGCCAGTTGACTATCGAAAATCCCCTGACGGGATTGGATGAGTTACGTGCCATCGCCATCAGTCGTTTAATGCTCGACAACATCCCGCACATCAAAGCTTACTGGGTGATGCTCGGCGTAAAGCAAGCGCAGGCTGCCCTTAAATTCGGCGCTGACGACTTCGACGGTACAGTGGTCGAGGAAAAGATCGGGCACGAAGCTGGAGCCACCTCCGAACAGGGAATGACACGATCTGAATTGACCGAAATGATCAAAGGATGCGGGTGCACCCCTGTAGAGCGCGACGGTTTTTTTAACGAAGTTTAA